TAAATGAGTATGCAAAATCTCAAAGGTCTGAGAGGCGATAATGAcccattgaaaaaaaaaaaacaaaaatcatcaaggaGACATTCTCCTTCCACCAAACAGgacatccccccccccccccccccttctcccccccaaaaaaaaaacaaaggtaacCCAAAAAGCACATAACCCAAACCAAGAAGGAAAAAAACACATAACCCAAAAAGCAGCCAGCCACTGTATTCAGTGGAAACTGCAATGCTGCAGCATGCATTGGAAAAAGAATAGAATAATAACCAGCCTTTACAAGATCACAAATCGGGTTGGATGTTAAAATCAGTATCCAACTGAAACCAAGCATGTGAATTGGTTTATCACTTCCACTAATCACCaatcaaccaattcaaattTCGGCCGATGATATAGTAGTTCTCAAGACATTGCTGACAATAAGCTCGAAGCAATCGTCGATTCCTTTGCCTCTGCAATAGAGCATACTGAAACCAAATCACATGGCACATAAGCATGACTTGCAACCGATAAACGTCACCATCGATCTTACTGAGCTGTCATGGTGAATTTCCTGTGGTTAGGACCAACTTGTCATTCTGTTTTTGTGCAATGTGCATCTGTACCATGCTGAGTGCAGTCATGATAGCCCAGGCTGTGAAGAAACTCCCGAATCTCTTTGGCACTACTATTGCTTGCTTTCAACAAGCGCTCGTCTTCCTCATATATTATGTACGGGGCTTCCCCCTTCTTTCTTGATAGCAGCTTTGAGGCACCCTTCAGTACGTGGTACTCCCAACCCTGAACATCTATTTTAAGCAGGAGCACAGGCTCAGACTCTTCAATTACTTCATCCAGTGGAATTGACTTGATTTGAAGTGCAATCTCTTCGTTGGACTTAAATGCCATTTTGGCACCAGTGGCTGAGACTGCACTGTTGTCTAGCCGGCCGACTAACTAGCAGCAGGAAAGCAAAAGCAAATATTAAGTATTGAGCACGGATGAAGACATTCCAAAACGAGTCCAGCAAAATACAGGATAACTtctataaaagaaaaagaacagatTAATGTTTGGTTGGATCTCTGGATCTGCCACCACCTTGGATTCAAGAAGATGCTTTTGTACACAGTAGACCAATCATaaactaataaaatatttcaCCACAGCTGTCCCTACCTAAGAATTTGAAGAAAGAAGCCcatcaaaagaaaaatgctCTGCATACCATCAGTTAAAATTACAATACCTTAAAACAATTGTGCATAATTTTGAACAGAATTACCGATCAACAGACTGTAATATTGATCACTGAGCAATGCGGGATGATGATTGGCCAACTATTATAAGAATTGTTGTGTAGCTGGTCTCTACTCTCTACTAGTCTTCAAGGAAGGCATTTCAGGGCTCTATATGGAAAAGACATCTTGCAGATTTTGACACAATAACTAGGCATGTCTGAATCGACAAGCTTGATTAGGTTTCTTGTTGATGAAACTGAAAAGCTTTGAGCTATAGTATGTGAcccagaaaaaggaaaaaaaaaaaactatgtaaGACTTGTCATTGGTGGTGGATCCAACAGCTTAGCAAAAGATGTATAACTTGAATTTCTCCATGCACTGTTTCTAAACTTTGGTAGACAAGACATTAGCTCAAAGGGATCTAAACAAACTATACATACTGCAACCGCTCAAGGAGAAATGAACaaattatacatattataaataccAATTACTGCTTAAAATATGAGCTTTTGACAATAGATAGGGCTTTAAAAGTTTGAGGCATAACCACAGACAGGTGGATCAAACCATCCACTGTAACAGCTTATGTTTGTGCAAATAATTAGGAGTCCAGAAGATGACTTCAGACTACTAGTGCATTCTCCAAGTTCATGTGACTTTGACACTTAAATGTTATGAAAATATATGGACTGACCTATTTAAGTGCAGAAACAGTTATTTTTACCAGTCATCCAAAATTCTTCTGAGGCTTTCATGACTTTGTTCAGAAGTATTACCAATATAatgtacccaaaaaaaattatataatgtGTTAAAGTGGAAATCAGTCCATTAATGACAAGACGAATATCACTGCTCTTACCTTAAAATAATGATGCTCAGTTGTCATATGTACAATGTTAGAACTGCTGGCTTCTGATGGGAAGTTTAAAATATTATGAAGCGGTTGGTTAATCTTACAGCGAAAAATCTGAATCTAGATCAGATTACTCATTGGTTCCTTTTACTAGATTAGTAGAAGAATGAAGATCACAAAGCTCAGATGCAAGGCTGACATGTCAAGCAATCAATGTGCCTCATAAAAGCGAAGACAACTAATTGCATAAACCACAAGAGCATGCCTACAAACTTGTCACCAAATATGTAGGCTCACAGTAAGATATAATTAACTCACAATAATCTGAAGAGGAAAAGGTGCCATGTGTCTTTCAGGTTAGGGAGACAAAATCAACACTCTTGCTTATCAGATGCAAAGGTAAGAAATGGCGTCTGGTAGAATGAAGCATTAGTAAGATGGCATTTTCAGATCCAAATTCGAACACGTCACAGATACTAACAAAATTACCAATAAGTAATAACCACACAAGACATTCAGATTAGTTGTAGAACTTTGACTGAAACAAAGAATACAAGCAAGCAAAGTAGCATTAAATGAGTCACCACATTATAAAGCAAATAACTGAATGCCATAACATGCATAAGGATATAGTGATACTAAACCATCATAGTATATAATACTACCTTATGAAATGTGATATTCCCTGATCTATCCGAAGTTGCAGCTTCAAAAACCTCAACTAAGCCCCCAACTCTGTTGAAGTAAATCCCTTCACAAATCCTCTGCAAATTCTCAAAAACAGGCTCAAAGGCCAAAACTTTAATCCCCATAACAGCAGCTGCAAAGGTAGCCATTCCCACGTTAGCACCAACATCTACGAAAATACCATGTTTATCGCCTTTCAATTTTTCCAATAGTTCTTGCACAGTGCCTGAAATATCAGCCTTCCTAAAGGATTTTCCTTTAAGGGTCCTAACAATATTCTTGTGGGGCTTTTCTGGTAAATTCCCAAAGTCTGACaatgaataaagaaaagggTACTTAAGGCCTTCAACGATGTTGGCAATGACAGGGTGGGCTTGGGGTGAACTGTAGCAATCAAAAGGCTTGATTTTTCGGTCAAATTGAGCAAGGGTTTTGATGGTTTTAGGAGTAGGAGTTTGGATTTGGGAGGCTAGGTAGAGGAAGGTGACGAGGAGGAGAGACGTTAAGAGGAAGAGGAGGATGGTTTTTGGGGTGAGAATTTTTGTGGGTTGATTTCTTTTCCAGGCATTTGCCATGGAAATTTAATTGGAGAGGGAAAGTGAAGAGAGGTCACAGGATTTCCCCGGAAAATCTCgggaaaaatatgaaagatgAGATCTTTCTTAGAGTGAGGAAGGGGGGAATGGGCCACTTGAGTTCTGCTTTTGCTGCCCTCTAGATTTGGAGAAAGAGGAATTGGGTTGCGGGTCTGAATCCGGATCTGATCCATTCCCAACTCAAAATCTTGACTGATACATAATTCCTATTTAGTTGAATTCCATGTTAATACTAGTGGGAATGGCACATTTTATCTGTGTTTTTTCAATACTTTTTTAACATGAAGGGGTGAAATTTAAGAAGTGAAGAGGGTGAAAAGGAGAATTGAAACCTCCAATttttacaaaaacaaaaaattcttaaaaaatcaaaagatgttgaattatttgagatttttattATGTCAATGAATGTAAGTTTATCTTTCTTTTGATCTTTTGGGAGGATTGTAGAGTATTGCACATTGTTGAAAATCTTAGACTTGTAAAGGTGAGTATATATTATTCTTTTAGAGGAAGATATTATTGTTTTGCCTTATGTTTTGAAGGTAAAAGAAGGAATACAACAAAAAAAACTGCACAAGTATATACAGATATAAAAATAGAATCTACTTTGTTTTTTTAGAGATTAATAGGTATACATACCTTACTAGACTAAAGGAATGTCTTGACACAATCCTTGAATTTTTTTCGTTACGAGTAGAATTTGAACCCCCACCTACAACATAACCCTCTTTGGTGACCACTGAACTTGACTCGGTGGTTAAAAATAGATTCTACATAACAAATGAATTATTAGAGAATAATGCAAGTAGAATGAACTTCAAGGACCAAGATTGCCATTAATCTTAATTGCAGCCGCTCCATTCCCTGCTCCGAAATATCAATGGAAGCCATACATTTAGCATCCGCCACCTCTGGCAACCAAGTCACAGCCAGTTGCACAAATGCTTATGGCCATGAAATTGACGTAGTACCAGGCCCTTGTTTACTGCATACATTTCCTCCTATATCCTACCAAAATCAAAATCGTATGATATGACCCACAATATGGGAAAGTTCTAATTTCCAATACAAAATTAATCAGAAAAGTAGACCTTTTATACTTCCTCTAGGGTAATTGAAAATGGACATTACCCAGCTCACTACAATACCAGTAATCAATTCGCAAGTCCATGTTTAGGCAGTATTTGCAGTTGATGAGTCAGCAATTAGGCGAATATCTTCTTCAattgaaggaaaaataaaatctaaaGTTCCCTATGCCAAGTAGCGCCAATTCAGTATTTTGATCAACCGTCCCAATGCCTAGTTGATTAAGTTGCACAACCCCCCTTTGAGATGGCCCGGGACTTGCAGAAAGATTAACGTTGAAAATTGTCTTCAGTCCAACCctcaacacccccccccccctcttccTTTCCAACAcccaaaagaaattttttttttttaatgtcctTGTAAACATTAAGAAAACAGAAATTCAACTCCAAACTCTCCATTGATAATCTTCAGGCAACCAGCAAACCGATCTCAAGAACTGTCATAAGTGAATTCTATGATACATTCATTTATGCACAAGCAAGATATACAGGAGAACAATAAATAAGGATCCCCAAGACAAAATGGTGAATGGCTTGTACATTCTTCAAATTATACAAAAAAAGGTATACAGGCATGGTAAAATAACAATACTCACATTGCCAGCTTCTGAATAGATATTTCCTTGAGGGAACTCGCTAATCTACAAAATACCTTGAGGTTGTGGCCCGTTTTATCCTGTGAACCAAGAAGTAGCAATGAAATAACAATAaccaaaaattattttgaatattAGGGAATTCGAGAATCCACAACGGAAAACAAACACGTGAGCATAAGATGCAAGCATTTGTAAAATTGATGACTAGGAACCATAAACAAGAGACACTCGCGCAAAGCACTGTACTAGCAATTTGATTGAAGGAACACAGAACACGACCAATATCTGCCCAATAAGGGAATATGGGGATATCACATATGCTAATCTGAGAGAATAAAATAGGTCAACCAAACAATGCAAAGAACTAAATGGGCGGCACGACTACACCACTATAAAgggccaaaaaagaaaaagtgatgATTAGCAATTGCCTCATCAGAAGATAATTTGCTGCATTATCTCATCACTAGGAATCAATAAAAATTTCAACATAGCTTCCATTTTAAACTTTTGCTACTGATAAATAGAAGTTCATGCGAACAACATAAACAAAGGGATAAAACATTTATTAGGAAAAGGCTGAAAATATGCTCCAAGACAGCAAAACTACCAAAGAACCACTCCCATATGAAAGCTTCCAGCCCCCACTTCCCCAACCAAAGCAGCAGAATATTTAACaggaaaaaatttttaaaagaaaagaaaaaaaatcaacttcAGCACAAAGATGCAAGACAAGACCACATCCAACCAAGAAATCTGAAAAAAGAACAGAAATGAAAGAGAAGAAGTTGGTGATGAAGGCAGTAGAAAGTACAATCAAGAATCAGAAGAATACCTCAGTTAGCGATTCAAGCCTTTCTAAAATTGGAACTAACTTCTGGCAAAGAAAACTGATGTCCTCATCAAAGTgcccttttctttcatttgtaaATGCTTTCATCACTTGGCTGAAATCATAGACAAATGAGCTGCTAAGAAAGTCATCAAGAAGGGTAACAACATACCTATGAGGAAAAATAAGGAAGAAGGTTGGCATACCCATCTTGAAAATGGACAAGGATTATGTTCATCACATTTTCTGCAAGCAGAAGTAATAGGGTAACAAGTCGATTCCTGTCTGCGACAGATTGACACATCTCCACCATGGCAATATACCTCctgaagaaagaaggaaaggcCGACCAATATCAACAATTATAAGAACATATGATTGAAACACCTAATGCAAGTATAAAGAACCACCCCACAAGATCCAAACAAGTATACTCAATATCCTAAAGATACAGAAGTACCTAAATATTATCAAGACACAAACTGTAAACATTTTTGTCAATGAATCATTGCCATAAAGAAGGTTGATTATTTTTACCAACTAAAGCAGATAGGAACCAACAACTTTCTTTCTGGGAGTGAGTCAAAGCAGTTGCTAACTAGGCATTTGCATTTTTAATTGGCTGCAAGTGGAAATTTAATTGCCTTAATCATTAACAATTTTCAATATCAAAGCCACTCAGTATTGGTTATAGATAAGTTAGTGTCTAATATGGGGCCATCTTTTTTTTGGAGTCCAGTAGTATAGGAGTTTTTCAGCAGTTATGCATTTATAaagtactctctctctctctctctctcttcacacCCCACCACCTCAAGCCCTCCCCCAGCAGACAtgcacatgcatgcatgagtgCAGGCACCATCTCAAGAGGAAGCTGTTCATATCAGCAAGCTAATGGCTACAGCCAGAGCAGAgaagaaatttttaattaaGTACATGTGGAAAACAGGCGATGAGTATAataaaaacattaaaaacacaACCTATAGAGAAAGGACAGAGAAGTGCTTAACTGCTTCAGTCCAGGCAATGCATTTTTCAGAAGCTACATTCATTATAAAAGGAGCTTATAATCAAGGAAGGAAGGCGAAGCAGCATTTCCCGAAAGGTTGCAAGCATTAGCAGATTATCTCAAAGTTCAACAGAAACTTGACCCTGCTATCTATAAAGGTGTCCCTATACAACTCCTGAAGGTTTTTGCTAAACCTCCCATGCACTAGCACTATTTAAATAATCTTTTCAACATTTTAAACCTGAGCAAATGAAGCCTAAGAAAAGGTTCTCGAAATATGTACTCCACAATAAACCTTTACGTATTAAAGGATCACCAAGCTAATATGCATAAGCAAGCTGATGACAATAAAATTGCTGATGAAtctcaaaaaaggaaaaacatacaGCAGCTTATaacttcccttttttttgggggggttgTTTTGGGGGAGGAGAGAGAAGCAACAAGTACCTTCTCTGAATATTCTCACTTGAAGAAATACAATCTTGACGAGAACACATGGTAATTATTTCATCAACCTCCTGTCTTGATAGTTCATT
The Coffea arabica cultivar ET-39 chromosome 6c, Coffea Arabica ET-39 HiFi, whole genome shotgun sequence genome window above contains:
- the LOC113691626 gene encoding uncharacterized protein, encoding MANAWKRNQPTKILTPKTILLFLLTSLLLVTFLYLASQIQTPTPKTIKTLAQFDRKIKPFDCYSSPQAHPVIANIVEGLKYPFLYSLSDFGNLPEKPHKNIVRTLKGKSFRKADISGTVQELLEKLKGDKHGIFVDVGANVGMATFAAAVMGIKVLAFEPVFENLQRICEGIYFNRVGGLVEVFEAATSDRSGNITFHKLVGRLDNSAVSATGAKMAFKSNEEIALQIKSIPLDEVIEESEPVLLLKIDVQGWEYHVLKGASKLLSRKKGEAPYIIYEEDERLLKASNSSAKEIREFLHSLGYHDCTQHGTDAHCTKTE